A segment of the Acidobacteriota bacterium genome:
ATCGATAATGTACCAATTACTAAAATAAATGACAATTGCCCCGAACACAATAACGATAGAGGAAACCGTGTCAGCTAACACATGAAGAAAAGCTCCTTTAATGTTAAGGTCATCCCTGGCACTTCCCTGTAAGATTAACACGCTTATTACATTTACGATAAGACCGACTACTGCTACGAGGAACATTTGAAGCCCTAAGACAGGTTCAGGATGAATGAGTCGATTAACTCCCTCATAAAGGAGGTAAGCTGTCACAGCAAAAAGGAAGAGGCTGTTAAAAAGTGCCGCGAGGATTTCTACCCGATAAAACCCGTATGTCCTATGATGACAAGGTTCTTTGGAGGCAATAATAATTGCCACAAAACTAATCCCTAAAGCAAAAAAATGGGTAAACATGTGACCTGCATCACTAATTAAAGCTAAACTACGCGTTAGAATGCCACCTATTACCTCAACAATCATTACAATTCCAGTAATAGTCATTGTAAGCTTTAGCTTCTTCCTCTCAACGCTTCGATATTCATGTAGATGGGCGAAAGAATACTTAATTTTAGGTGTATGAGTGTGCTTCACTGTCATAAATAAAATAACTCCATGCTATTCCTTTTTCTCTATCTTTATTCCTTTCAAGATTTTTCCGATCCCAAGCAATACTGGAAGTTCCTCTTTTATCTCTATTTTTGATTTTCTGAGTAATGCCTCAAGGCCAGATTTTATAAATTTTGAATAGTATTCACCTTCATATAGTTTCACAAAGTGGCAAACTAAGAATCTACCAACCTTGTTCTTAGGCAAAGCATAATCAACGATCATTATCGTTCCTTATTCTTTGCATTTTTTCCTCCAAATTATTTATGAACCGTAGTGAGCATTTTTTCTATGGCCACGCAGAGGGTTTTTCTTCAGCAAGATAAACAAGATAATTCCTTATGTCATCATAAGTTATATCCCGAGGACTTTTATCTGAAAAGTTTAAGAAATCTCTGCTGAGAGTTATTTCCGCCACAATTAAGAAAAATGCTATCAGAGCACCTTTCCCTTGTCAATAAATTTTAACGAGCCCTGTTAATGGAAAGTGATAATATCAGGGATAAGTGCAAAGTGAGCAAAACTATAATGTTTCTATGTTAAGCCAATCAATCTTTTTAAAATGATTCGTATCAAATGTTAAAATTGTTTCAATTCTTTTCTCTCTTGCAAATTCAGATATCCAAGAATCAACAAAATCTATTTTTTTATTTTCATAAGTTTTTATAGAAGAATATATCAAATCCTTTTCCACAACTTGTATTCCTGGAGTATTCAGTATAGATATTATCATCTCCATGATTTCCTCTCTTTCAATTTTATAATAACTTTCAAGAACCCAAACTAATTCTGCTATTATAATGGAGGGAATTATAATAATAATTTCTTTCTTTTCAGCTTTTTCTAAAAGAAATTGAACCTTTTCAGCTTTTTCGGCATCATCATTTGTCAGAAATCTTAATAAAAGATTTGTGTCAATAATTACCTTTCTCTTCTTGGACACTAATTATCCTTTTTCTTAAATATTCTTTAGCTTCTTTTCTTATTTTTTCTGATGAAAACTTCTTTTCTTTAGATCTCAATACCCCTCTGAAATCTTTTAACGTTTTTTGGGGTTTAATTATAATCTTATCTTCTTGTTCTTCAAATATAATTAACATACCTTCTTTAAGATGAAGTGAATCTCTTATTTTTTTTGGAAGTGTAATTTGGCCTTTCGAAGTAATTTTTGATATCTGCATTTATAATCTCTCCTTACATTTTTATATAACCATAAAATTTAGATTTGTCAAATTTTTCTTACTTTATTAAAATTTCTTACAAATTTTTAAATTATTTTCCTCTGCATAAAAAATTCAACTATCTTGACTTAAACTGTCAATTTCGCCTAACATATGCGATTAAGAGAAGTTTCTCCGTAGGTTACAACTCGCAAATTTCAAAAAATGTGGTTTTCACACAATCTAACGTGCCTGGTATATCTGAAGTTTGCCTGAAGGGCAAATTTAGGCGAACAAAGTGAGCCAGATATACCATGTTAGGCGACGTTGCTTTAAATTTTAACAAATTATTTCTAGTTGATCGTTTTCACTATATTTCACAATGGTATTCTTACCTCTGGATTTAGCATATTTAAGAGCAACATAGGTTTTTTCTAATGTATTACCAATTCCTACTGAAAAGGTGCAAACTTTATTTGTCTTAGCTAAATAATTGGATAATTTCCGAATATCAATTGATCCACCCTTGCATAGGATGCTATCACCAGCCGAAAAGATTACTTCGAAATCAATGCTCCGTAAATAAGCCGTAATTTCCTGAACAGTATTTGTTATTTGTTCACTTAGTTCTGCAACATCCTGTTCTTTATTCTCAATAAGAAATTTTTCGATGTGTCTCCCTACATCATCACCATCTAAAGCGATATATATCATTTTAAGACTCCAGAATCTCTTATTAAAGTTAATAAATAGAAAGTAGCATTTAAAATCATTCTTGCTTCCTCTTGTCCTCTAAGAAAAGGATATGGATGAGAACTTAAATTTCTATAAACCCTAACAAAATCAATTATTTTGTCTATATTTTGAAGTAACTTTAATTCTTCTTCGTAATCATCAAGGTTTTTATTTCTTTTTCCTCTGATTGGATCACAAAAATTTGAGCGTAACCATGAAATAGAGTCATTAAAATCTGGAGGGGATTTGGCGGTTATTTTCCCCTTAGCAAGTTGTTTGATTTTAGGGCAGGTTTCTAAGGAAAATGATTCAACTATTTGCCCTAAAGCCCCTATTGTTTCAGGATATTTCCCTAAAAAATAGTTATCAATTGCAGAATTTATCCCAAACTCAAAGTTATTTTTCAAAAAACTTTCTCGAAAACGAACACCTCTAAATGCTCTGATAGCTGCTTCAGCTTTATCTTTATAGTAGATGATTTCAAAATAGGCATGTTTTCCTATCGATTCTAAACTTTCAAGAGGTGAGATCACATCAATTATATAATCATCTTTATTTAGATTTTCAGGTAATTCATATTGCTTGTCAGATGGAATAAACAAGAAGAAGAGGTTTCTAATTTTAGAAAGGCTTGCTGAGGCATATAGAATGTTTGAAATATATTTTGTGCCATTTGTCAAATCTACAACTATTTGTTCTTTGTCATAAATTCTAAGTTGCTCACTTAGTAATCTTGGTATTTCTTGGTGTAAATCTTCTTTTTTAATGAATCTTGATTCTATCTTCACATCGCTTTTAATATATTTCCTCACGATTTCGTTTCTTTGACCCTCTAGAGAATTGCTATCCCTATCATAGAGGAATCCTTCAGAATCAATAAAATAAACCTTTTCTATCTGTTGATTATAGTGTAAATGTGCAAAATAAATAACACTTCGAATTGTTCTTAAATTCGGGTTTCCTGAAATAATTAATTCCATATTACACACCTCTTCTAAAAAATGTGATAGCAATGTCGCCTAACGGTTGCGGCACAGACGAAGCCCATCAGGTTTTGAGTTTTCCGTTTGTGCCATTGTTAGGCGAAGCATCACCCAATTACAGGTACTCCTACAATATATGGTCTAAGACCGTGAGGATGCCTCGTCATAAACTTACTGTAATTTTTCTTATACAAATCAGTGTTTTCAACTTCTTTTAACCACTTTTTAACACCCTCAACAATATCATTGCAAAATATACGAACGTCGATATTCAAGGCATCATTTAAAATGTTGCAATGGGAAACATTTGTAGTAGCTGTTGGCTCAACAAATAATACTCTCGAATAATTGCTCTTTGGGTGTTGGGAACTTCCCTGATGCAACAGTGAACATCTAAAATAGTAACAATCTTCTCCATCTAAAAAACTATGGTATTTTCCAGCAACATATTTATTGAACCATTGCACATATTTATCTTTATTGGCCTCTCCATTTTCGGAATATATTGCCCCGCAAATATCTGGAATTGCTAGTGTGACAAAAAGCGAAAGGTAGTATAGATTATTATCAAGCCCTTTTTTGATTTGCTCCAAAAGATTTTTCATCTTTTCCTCCGAATCTCATGGGTTGATGTTTCGCCTAACGGTCGCGGACATGCGAAGTGCGAGACGTAGCCGAGCATTTGGGTGAGGGCGTCAGCCCGAACCGCATGTCCGCTGTTATATGACCGAGCCAAAGGCGAGGCAAGGAAACCGAAGGTTTCCGCAGAGTTCGGCTTGGCGGTAATCTCGTCAATCATTATCTTATCCCACCTTCCGCTATTAATGCTTCATCTGTATACATTTGTTTATTGGTAGAATTAAACTCATGCTTTATCTGTCCAATTAAATTATCAGTGCTAAAAA
Coding sequences within it:
- a CDS encoding cation diffusion facilitator family transporter, with the translated sequence MTVKHTHTPKIKYSFAHLHEYRSVERKKLKLTMTITGIVMIVEVIGGILTRSLALISDAGHMFTHFFALGISFVAIIIASKEPCHHRTYGFYRVEILAALFNSLFLFAVTAYLLYEGVNRLIHPEPVLGLQMFLVAVVGLIVNVISVLILQGSARDDLNIKGAFLHVLADTVSSIVIVFGAIVIYFSNWYIIDPSLAIGISLLIFVWGWGLFKDSIRVLLELAPKGINIDDVSAELKKEIPEIRDIRDMHIWEITSNMYSFTAHIAIDTVNHRKSTEILNRINKLLNEKYDIEHTTIQFDL
- a CDS encoding PIN domain-containing protein, whose translation is MSKKRKVIIDTNLLLRFLTNDDAEKAEKVQFLLEKAEKKEIIIIIPSIIIAELVWVLESYYKIEREEIMEMIISILNTPGIQVVEKDLIYSSIKTYENKKIDFVDSWISEFAREKRIETILTFDTNHFKKIDWLNIETL
- a CDS encoding AbrB/MazE/SpoVT family DNA-binding domain-containing protein; translated protein: MQISKITSKGQITLPKKIRDSLHLKEGMLIIFEEQEDKIIIKPQKTLKDFRGVLRSKEKKFSSEKIRKEAKEYLRKRIISVQEEKGNY
- a CDS encoding mCpol domain-containing protein → MIYIALDGDDVGRHIEKFLIENKEQDVAELSEQITNTVQEITAYLRSIDFEVIFSAGDSILCKGGSIDIRKLSNYLAKTNKVCTFSVGIGNTLEKTYVALKYAKSRGKNTIVKYSENDQLEIIC